In Pseudomonas alcaliphila JAB1, a single window of DNA contains:
- a CDS encoding glutathione S-transferase family protein — MGLLIDGRWHDQWYNTGNSGRFQRESAQRRNWVTADGSAGPSGDGGFKAEAGRYHLYVSLACPWAHRTLILRKLKGLESLIDVSVVSWLMRDQGWTFDRKFGSSGDHLDNLSYMHQRYTADDRHYSGRVTVPVLWDKQTGGIVSNESAEIIRMFNSAFDGLTGNDLDFYPEPLRERIDQLNERIYPTVNNGVYRAGFATTQEAYEEAFDELFAMLDELDALLDKNRYLAGAYLTEADIRLFTTLIRFDAVYHGHFKCNLRRIEDYPNLSNWLRELYQWPGIAETVDFTHIKSHYYASHATINPTGVIPKGPQQDFTRAHDRQRLPGKGVFQH, encoded by the coding sequence ATGGGCTTGTTGATCGATGGACGCTGGCACGACCAGTGGTACAACACCGGCAACAGCGGCCGCTTCCAGCGCGAAAGCGCACAACGCCGCAACTGGGTAACCGCCGACGGCAGCGCCGGGCCAAGTGGTGACGGCGGCTTCAAGGCTGAAGCCGGACGTTATCACCTGTACGTCTCGCTGGCCTGCCCCTGGGCTCACCGCACCCTGATCCTGCGCAAACTCAAAGGCCTCGAATCGCTGATCGATGTATCCGTGGTGAGCTGGCTGATGCGCGATCAGGGCTGGACCTTCGACCGCAAATTCGGCTCCAGCGGCGACCACCTCGACAACCTGAGCTACATGCATCAGCGCTACACCGCCGATGACCGCCACTACAGCGGCCGTGTCACCGTGCCCGTGCTGTGGGACAAGCAGACTGGCGGCATCGTCAGCAACGAGTCGGCGGAAATCATCCGCATGTTCAACAGCGCATTCGATGGCTTGACCGGCAACGACCTGGACTTCTACCCCGAGCCGCTACGCGAGCGCATCGACCAGCTCAACGAGCGCATCTACCCCACGGTGAACAACGGCGTCTATCGCGCAGGCTTCGCCACCACCCAGGAAGCCTATGAAGAGGCCTTCGACGAGCTGTTCGCCATGCTCGATGAACTGGATGCGCTCTTGGACAAGAATCGCTATCTGGCCGGCGCATACCTGACCGAAGCAGACATTCGCCTGTTCACCACGTTGATCCGCTTCGATGCCGTCTATCACGGCCACTTCAAATGTAACCTGCGACGCATCGAGGACTACCCGAACCTGTCCAACTGGCTACGCGAGCTCTATCAGTGGCCAGGCATCGCCGAGACGGTGGACTTCACCCACATCAAATCGCACTACTACGCCAGCCATGCCACCATCAACCCGACTGGTGTGATTCCCAAGGGGCCACAGCAGGATTTCACCCGCGCACATGATCGCCAGCGCCTGCCGGGTAAAGGTGTGTTTCAGCACTAG
- the serS gene encoding serine--tRNA ligase: protein MLDSKLVRTQLTEIAERLATRGFALDVARFEALESQRKSVQVRTEQLQAERNSRSKSIGQAKARGEDIAPLLAEVDQMGSDLEAGKRELDAIQNELDNLLLNIPNLPHESVPVGADEDGNVEVARWGTPRSFDFEIKDHVALGEQHGWLDFETAAKLSGARFALLRGPIARLHRALAQFMINLHTGEHGYEEAYTPYLVQAPALQGTGQLPKFEEDLFKIRREDQADLYLIPTAEVSLTNIVAGEILDAKQLPLKFVAHTPCFRSEAGASGRDTRGMIRQHQFDKVEMVQIVEPSKSFEALESMTANAERVLQLLELPYRKLALCTGDMGFSAVKTYDLEVWVPSQDKYREISSCSNCGDFQARRMQARYRNPETGKPELLHTLNGSGLAVGRTLVAVLENYQQADGSIRVPDVLKPYMGGIEVIG, encoded by the coding sequence ATGCTCGATTCCAAACTTGTCCGCACGCAACTCACCGAAATCGCCGAGCGCCTCGCCACCCGTGGCTTCGCCCTTGACGTCGCCCGCTTCGAGGCCCTGGAGAGTCAGCGCAAGTCGGTGCAGGTGCGCACCGAGCAACTGCAGGCCGAGCGCAACAGCCGTTCCAAGTCCATCGGCCAGGCCAAGGCGCGTGGCGAAGATATCGCTCCGCTGCTGGCGGAAGTCGACCAGATGGGCAGCGACCTGGAAGCCGGCAAGCGTGAGCTGGATGCGATCCAGAACGAGCTAGACAACCTGCTGCTGAACATTCCCAACCTGCCGCACGAGTCTGTGCCGGTTGGCGCCGATGAAGACGGCAACGTCGAGGTGGCGCGCTGGGGCACCCCGCGCAGCTTCGATTTCGAGATCAAGGATCACGTCGCCCTCGGCGAGCAGCACGGCTGGCTGGACTTCGAGACCGCTGCCAAGCTGTCCGGCGCGCGTTTCGCCCTGCTGCGCGGCCCCATCGCCCGTCTGCATCGCGCCCTGGCGCAGTTCATGATCAACCTGCACACCGGCGAGCATGGCTACGAAGAGGCCTACACCCCCTATCTGGTGCAGGCTCCGGCGCTGCAGGGCACAGGTCAGCTGCCGAAATTCGAGGAAGACCTGTTCAAAATCCGTCGCGAAGACCAGGCCGACCTGTACCTGATCCCGACTGCCGAGGTCTCGCTGACCAATATCGTCGCCGGCGAAATTCTCGATGCCAAACAGCTGCCACTGAAGTTCGTCGCCCATACCCCATGTTTCCGCAGTGAGGCGGGCGCCTCCGGCCGAGACACCCGTGGGATGATCCGTCAGCACCAGTTCGACAAGGTCGAGATGGTGCAGATCGTCGAGCCGTCCAAGTCCTTCGAGGCTCTGGAAAGCATGACCGCAAACGCTGAGCGCGTGCTGCAACTGCTGGAGTTGCCGTATCGCAAGCTGGCTCTGTGCACTGGTGACATGGGCTTCTCCGCGGTGAAGACTTACGACCTGGAAGTCTGGGTGCCGAGCCAGGACAAGTACCGTGAGATTTCTTCCTGCTCCAACTGCGGCGACTTCCAGGCGCGCCGCATGCAGGCGCGCTACCGCAATCCGGAAACCGGCAAGCCGGAGCTGCTGCACACCCTCAATGGCTCCGGCCTGGCGGTCGGTCGCACCCTGGTGGCGGTACTGGAGAATTACCAGCAGGCCGATGGCAGCATTCGTGTGCCCGACGTTCTGAAACCCTATATGGGCGGCATTGAAGTGATCGGCTGA
- a CDS encoding glycosyl transferase family protein — translation MNLITPAEHPFAQFVRILGKGKRGARGLTREEAREAMGLLLDGKVEDTQLGAFLMLLRHKEESAEELAGFTEAIRPRLAAPDIQVDLDWPSYAGKKRHLPWYLLAAKALAASGVRIFMHGGGAHTAGRMYTEQLLEQLDISCCDGWQAVETALDKHNLAYSYLGNWMPALQRMIDLRNTLGLRSPIHSLARVINPLGARCGLQSIFHPGYQAVHREASGLLGDHAIVIKGEGGEIEVNPDGACHLYGTLDGENWDEEWPALSAQRHVKPERLDPAVLGAFWRGEHDDPYGRLAVIATMAIALRGLGLAREAAFQQAQQRWDARLQSNQPII, via the coding sequence ATGAACCTGATCACGCCCGCCGAACACCCCTTCGCCCAGTTCGTGCGCATTCTCGGCAAGGGCAAGCGCGGCGCCCGCGGCCTGACCCGCGAGGAGGCCCGCGAAGCCATGGGCCTGCTGCTCGACGGCAAGGTCGAGGACACCCAGCTCGGCGCCTTCCTGATGCTGCTGCGACACAAGGAAGAGAGCGCCGAGGAGCTCGCCGGCTTCACCGAGGCCATCCGCCCACGACTCGCCGCCCCCGACATTCAGGTCGACCTGGACTGGCCCAGCTATGCCGGTAAAAAACGCCACCTGCCCTGGTACCTGCTGGCGGCCAAGGCGCTGGCCGCCAGCGGCGTGCGCATCTTCATGCACGGTGGCGGCGCCCATACCGCAGGCCGTATGTATACCGAGCAATTGCTGGAGCAGCTGGATATCTCTTGCTGTGACGGCTGGCAGGCAGTGGAAACAGCGCTCGACAAGCACAACCTGGCCTACAGCTACCTGGGCAACTGGATGCCGGCGCTGCAACGCATGATCGACCTGCGTAACACCTTGGGCCTGCGCTCGCCGATCCACTCCCTGGCCCGTGTGATCAACCCGCTCGGCGCCCGCTGCGGACTGCAAAGCATCTTCCACCCCGGCTATCAGGCCGTGCATCGCGAAGCTAGTGGGCTGCTCGGTGACCATGCCATCGTGATCAAGGGCGAAGGCGGCGAGATCGAGGTCAACCCGGACGGTGCATGCCATCTCTACGGCACCCTCGACGGCGAGAACTGGGACGAAGAATGGCCTGCGCTGTCAGCGCAGCGCCATGTCAAACCCGAACGACTCGACCCAGCCGTGCTGGGCGCGTTCTGGCGCGGTGAGCACGATGACCCTTACGGTCGCCTGGCGGTGATCGCCACCATGGCCATCGCATTGCGTGGCCTGGGCCTGGCCCGTGAAGCGGCGTTCCAGCAGGCACAGCAGCGTTGGGATGCACGCCTTCAATCTAACCAGCCGATCATTTAA
- the tusD gene encoding sulfurtransferase complex subunit TusD codes for MKFAIALFAAPHLPASRRALRFAQAALADGHEIVRLFFYQEGVHSAASNVVSPQDELDLPGEWREFVTANGLDAVVCIAAALRRGVLNAEEAQRYARPAANLQAPWELSGLGQLHEAAQQADRLICFGGH; via the coding sequence ATGAAGTTTGCCATTGCCCTGTTCGCCGCTCCTCATCTGCCTGCCTCGCGACGCGCACTGCGTTTTGCCCAGGCGGCGCTGGCGGACGGCCACGAGATCGTTCGCCTGTTCTTCTACCAGGAGGGCGTGCACAGCGCCGCCAGCAACGTGGTCAGCCCGCAGGACGAGCTGGATCTGCCCGGCGAGTGGCGCGAGTTCGTCACTGCCAACGGGCTGGACGCGGTGGTGTGTATCGCTGCTGCGCTGCGTCGCGGTGTACTCAACGCCGAAGAGGCGCAGCGCTACGCGCGCCCAGCGGCCAATCTGCAGGCCCCGTGGGAGCTTTCCGGCCTCGGCCAATTGCATGAAGCGGCGCAACAGGCCGACCGCCTGATCTGCTTCGGAGGCCACTAA
- a CDS encoding Bax inhibitor-1/YccA family protein, giving the protein MQERDYALNHSQVEQQEVSSVLRNTYGLLAITLAFSGLVAFISQRANVPYPNIFVVLIGFYGLFFLTAKLRNSSWGLLSTLALTGFMGYTLGPILNRYLGMANGAEVISSAFTMTALVFFGLSAYVLTTRKDMSFLSGFITAGFFVLLGAVVASFFFQISGLQLAISAGFVLFSSACILFQTSAIIHGGERNYIMATISLYVSIYNLFVSLLQIFGIMGGDD; this is encoded by the coding sequence ATGCAAGAGCGAGATTATGCACTCAACCATTCTCAGGTTGAGCAACAGGAAGTCAGCAGCGTTCTGCGCAATACCTATGGCCTACTGGCCATCACCCTGGCCTTCAGCGGCCTGGTGGCGTTCATATCGCAGCGCGCCAACGTTCCTTATCCGAACATCTTTGTCGTACTGATCGGTTTCTACGGCCTGTTCTTCCTCACCGCCAAGCTGCGCAACTCTTCGTGGGGCCTGCTTTCTACCCTCGCGCTGACCGGCTTCATGGGTTACACCCTGGGCCCGATCCTCAACCGCTACCTGGGCATGGCCAACGGCGCTGAAGTGATCAGCTCCGCCTTTACCATGACCGCGCTGGTGTTCTTCGGCCTGTCTGCCTACGTGCTGACCACCCGCAAGGACATGAGCTTCCTCAGCGGCTTCATCACGGCAGGCTTCTTCGTTCTGCTGGGCGCCGTGGTTGCCAGCTTCTTCTTCCAGATCAGCGGCCTGCAACTGGCGATCAGCGCCGGCTTCGTGCTGTTCTCCTCGGCCTGCATCCTGTTCCAGACCAGCGCCATCATCCATGGTGGTGAACGCAACTACATCATGGCCACCATCAGCCTGTACGTATCGATCTACAACCTGTTCGTCAGCCTGCTGCAGATCTTCGGCATCATGGGCGGCGACGATTGA
- a CDS encoding TusE/DsrC/DsvC family sulfur relay protein: protein MSTLNVAGREIALDKDGYLVDLQDWSHPVAEALAAAEELQLSEEHWEILELLRAFYAEFQLSPANRPLIKYAALKLGTDKGNSLHLNRLFKGTPAKLAAKLAGLPKPTNCL from the coding sequence ATGAGCACGCTCAACGTCGCCGGACGCGAAATCGCCCTGGACAAGGACGGCTACCTGGTTGACCTGCAGGATTGGTCACACCCCGTAGCCGAGGCGCTGGCCGCAGCGGAAGAGTTGCAGCTGAGTGAAGAACACTGGGAAATTCTCGAACTGCTGCGCGCCTTCTACGCCGAGTTTCAGCTATCGCCGGCCAACCGTCCGCTGATCAAGTACGCGGCCCTGAAACTGGGCACGGACAAAGGCAACAGCCTGCACCTCAATCGCCTGTTCAAGGGCACGCCCGCCAAACTCGCCGCCAAGCTCGCCGGCCTACCGAAACCGACCAATTGCCTATGA
- the crcB gene encoding fluoride efflux transporter CrcB, whose protein sequence is MIRVALAVAVGGAAGSVMRFLVASWVAGNWPRHFYLGTFAVNVIGCLLIGLLSGLFLTRTDLPLELRTGLITGVLGGFTTFSSFSLEIMKLMDGGRALEALGYLAFSILGGLLAAWAGLSLARLAS, encoded by the coding sequence ATGATTCGTGTAGCGCTTGCCGTCGCTGTAGGGGGCGCGGCTGGTTCGGTTATGCGCTTTCTGGTTGCCAGCTGGGTGGCCGGCAACTGGCCCCGGCATTTCTACCTGGGCACCTTTGCAGTAAACGTCATCGGTTGCCTGCTGATTGGTCTGCTGTCAGGTCTGTTCCTTACCCGTACCGATCTGCCGCTGGAGCTGCGTACCGGACTGATTACCGGTGTGTTGGGTGGCTTCACTACTTTTTCATCCTTCAGCCTGGAAATCATGAAGCTGATGGATGGAGGTCGCGCCCTCGAGGCGCTCGGTTACCTGGCATTCAGTATCCTTGGTGGTCTGCTGGCTGCCTGGGCTGGTCTGAGCCTGGCCCGATTGGCATCCTGA
- the uvrY gene encoding UvrY/SirA/GacA family response regulator transcription factor codes for MIRVLVVDDHDLVRTGITRMLADIDGLQVVGEACTGEEALLKVRELKPDVVLMDVKMPGIGGLEATRKLMRSHPDIKVVAVTVCEEDPFPTRLLQAGAAGYLTKGAALDEMVQAIRLVFAGQRYIDPQIAQQLALKSFQPQNSGSPFDLLSEREIQIALMIANCHKVQNISDKLCLSPKTVNTYRYRIFEKLSITSDVELALLAVRHGMVDAVS; via the coding sequence TTGATTAGGGTCCTGGTTGTCGACGATCACGATCTGGTCCGCACGGGCATCACCCGTATGCTGGCCGATATCGACGGTCTGCAAGTCGTGGGCGAAGCCTGCACTGGCGAAGAAGCCCTGCTCAAGGTTCGCGAACTCAAGCCCGACGTCGTCCTGATGGACGTCAAGATGCCCGGCATCGGCGGCCTGGAAGCCACCCGTAAGCTGATGCGCAGCCATCCCGATATCAAGGTCGTCGCCGTTACCGTGTGCGAGGAAGATCCTTTCCCGACGCGCCTGCTGCAGGCGGGCGCCGCTGGTTATCTGACCAAGGGTGCAGCGTTGGATGAGATGGTGCAGGCCATTCGCCTGGTATTCGCCGGCCAGCGCTATATCGACCCGCAAATCGCCCAGCAACTGGCGCTGAAATCTTTCCAGCCGCAGAACAGTGGTTCGCCATTCGATCTGTTGTCCGAGCGCGAAATCCAGATCGCGCTGATGATCGCCAACTGCCACAAGGTGCAGAACATCTCGGACAAGCTGTGCCTGTCGCCGAAGACGGTCAATACCTACCGCTATCGCATCTTCGAGAAGCTCTCCATCACCAGCGATGTCGAGCTGGCTCTGCTCGCGGTGCGCCACGGCATGGTCGACGCCGTCAGCTGA
- the cysG gene encoding siroheme synthase CysG: MQFLPLFHKLQGRLVLVIGGGEVALRKARLLSDAGAVLRVVAPEIRSELQELAGPGGIFLRGYASSDLQGVALVIAATDDVPLNAQISAEAQALGIPVNVVDAPALCSVIFPAIVDRSPLIVAVSSGGDAPVLARLIRAKIETWIPATYGQLANLGKRFRERVKQLFPDVQQRRVFWEDVFQGQIAESVFAGKPEEGERLLEERLAGAAPRALGEVYLVGAGPGDPDLLTFRALRLMQQADVVLYDRLVAPAIIELCRRDAERIYVGKRRADHAVPQEQINQLLIDLARQGKRVLRLKGGDPFIFGRGGEEIEQLAAEDIPFQVVPGITAASGCAAYAGIPLTHRDHAQSVRFVTGHLKDGSSNLPWKDLVAPGQTLVFYMGLVGLPGICEQLIAHGRSGATPAALVQQGTTQNQRVFTGTLETLPQLVAEHEVHAPTLVIVGEVVTLRDKLAWFEGAQNRI; this comes from the coding sequence ATGCAATTCCTTCCGCTGTTCCACAAGCTGCAGGGTCGCCTGGTACTGGTGATTGGCGGTGGTGAGGTCGCGCTGCGCAAGGCGCGCCTGCTAAGCGACGCTGGCGCTGTTTTGCGTGTGGTCGCTCCGGAGATTCGTAGCGAGTTGCAGGAGCTGGCCGGTCCTGGCGGCATCTTCCTGCGTGGCTATGCGAGCAGCGACTTGCAGGGCGTTGCCCTGGTCATTGCTGCGACCGATGACGTGCCGCTCAATGCGCAGATTTCTGCCGAGGCCCAAGCGTTGGGCATTCCCGTCAACGTGGTGGATGCGCCTGCTCTGTGCAGCGTGATCTTCCCAGCCATCGTCGACCGCTCGCCGCTGATCGTCGCGGTCAGCAGTGGCGGCGATGCGCCGGTACTGGCGCGGCTGATCCGCGCCAAGATCGAAACCTGGATTCCGGCCACCTACGGCCAGTTGGCCAACCTGGGCAAGCGCTTTCGGGAGCGGGTCAAGCAACTGTTTCCCGATGTGCAGCAACGCCGGGTGTTCTGGGAGGATGTCTTCCAGGGGCAGATCGCCGAGAGCGTGTTTGCCGGCAAGCCGGAGGAGGGTGAGCGCCTGCTGGAGGAGCGTCTGGCCGGCGCAGCGCCACGTGCGCTGGGCGAGGTCTATCTGGTCGGTGCCGGGCCGGGTGATCCCGATCTGCTGACCTTCCGCGCCCTGCGTCTGATGCAGCAGGCCGATGTGGTGCTCTACGACCGCCTGGTGGCGCCCGCCATCATCGAGCTGTGCCGTCGTGATGCCGAGCGCATCTACGTCGGCAAGCGCCGCGCCGATCACGCCGTGCCGCAGGAGCAGATCAACCAGTTGCTGATCGATCTGGCCCGTCAGGGCAAGCGTGTGCTGCGCCTGAAAGGCGGTGATCCGTTCATCTTCGGTCGCGGTGGCGAAGAGATCGAACAGCTGGCCGCCGAGGACATTCCCTTCCAGGTCGTGCCGGGTATTACCGCGGCCTCAGGTTGCGCGGCCTATGCCGGCATCCCGCTGACCCACCGCGATCATGCCCAGTCGGTGCGTTTCGTCACCGGGCATCTCAAGGACGGCAGCAGCAACCTACCGTGGAAGGATCTGGTGGCGCCTGGGCAGACGCTGGTGTTCTACATGGGTTTGGTCGGCCTGCCGGGCATCTGCGAGCAGTTGATTGCTCACGGCCGTTCAGGCGCCACGCCTGCAGCGCTGGTGCAGCAAGGTACCACGCAGAATCAGCGGGTATTCACCGGTACCCTGGAGACTTTGCCGCAACTGGTGGCCGAGCACGAAGTGCACGCGCCCACGCTGGTGATAGTCGGAGAAGTGGTCACCCTGCGTGACAAGCTGGCCTGGTTCGAAGGCGCCCAGAACCGCATCTGA
- the lolA gene encoding outer membrane lipoprotein chaperone LolA, with amino-acid sequence MRVIRLLMLAALSFTLLTAQADEEAATKRLSELLSQAQTISARFSQLTLDASGTQLQETAGQLALKRPGMFRWHTDQPMEQLLVSNGEKVWLYDPDLEQVTIQTLDQRLTHTPALLLSGDVSQIRENFEIDYKEGGSVVDFILKPKAKDSLFDSLRLSFRNRVLNDMQLIDSIGQRTNILFLNVKMNEPVEDHLFTFDIPEGADVIQE; translated from the coding sequence ATGCGTGTTATTCGCCTGCTGATGCTGGCTGCTTTGAGCTTTACCCTGCTGACCGCCCAGGCTGATGAAGAGGCGGCCACCAAGCGCTTGAGCGAATTGCTCAGCCAGGCGCAAACCATCAGTGCGCGCTTCTCTCAGTTGACCCTCGACGCCAGCGGCACTCAGCTGCAGGAAACTGCAGGGCAGCTGGCGCTCAAGCGTCCGGGCATGTTCCGTTGGCACACCGATCAACCCATGGAGCAACTGCTGGTCTCCAATGGCGAGAAGGTCTGGCTGTACGACCCGGATCTGGAGCAGGTCACCATTCAGACACTCGATCAGCGTCTGACCCACACTCCCGCGTTGTTGCTCTCCGGCGATGTCTCGCAGATCCGCGAGAACTTCGAGATCGACTACAAGGAAGGCGGCAGCGTGGTCGACTTCATTCTCAAGCCCAAGGCCAAGGACAGCCTGTTCGACAGCCTGCGGCTGTCGTTCCGCAATCGCGTGCTCAACGACATGCAACTGATCGACAGCATCGGTCAGCGCACCAACATCCTGTTCCTCAATGTGAAGATGAACGAGCCGGTCGAAGACCATCTGTTCACCTTCGACATTCCGGAAGGCGCGGACGTCATCCAGGAGTAA
- the tusC gene encoding sulfurtransferase complex subunit TusC, whose protein sequence is MSKSLLIISRQAPWSGPGAREALDIALAGGAFDLPIGMLFLDDGVFQLSKAQQPGALQQKDLGANLQALPMFGVEDLYASQRSLAERGLSDAELNLAVERLDDSALTALLDRYDQVITL, encoded by the coding sequence ATGAGCAAGTCTCTGCTGATCATCAGCCGCCAGGCGCCCTGGAGCGGCCCTGGAGCCCGCGAGGCGCTGGATATCGCCCTGGCCGGCGGCGCCTTCGACCTGCCCATCGGCATGCTGTTTCTCGACGATGGCGTGTTCCAGCTAAGCAAAGCGCAGCAACCTGGTGCGCTACAGCAAAAAGACCTTGGCGCGAACCTACAGGCGCTGCCAATGTTCGGCGTAGAAGATCTGTACGCCAGCCAACGCAGCCTGGCCGAGCGCGGCCTGAGCGATGCCGAACTGAATCTGGCGGTAGAGCGACTGGACGACAGCGCGCTGACCGCCCTCCTTGATCGTTATGACCAGGTGATCACCCTCTAA
- a CDS encoding replication-associated recombination protein A, translating to MDLFGRQPVAQPLAARLRATSLDEYVGQEHVLAPGKPLREALEQGALHSMIFWGPPGVGKTTLARLLAKVTDAHFETISAVLSGVKEIRQAVEVAQQHAAQYGRRTILFVDEVHRFNKSQQDAFLPYVEDGTLIFIGATTENPSFELNNALLSRARVYVLKSLDEAAMRKLVNRALSDPKGLGDRHLSLPDEAFQILLAAADGDGRRLLNFLENAADLAEDGGEIGVELLQNLLGDSRRRFDKGGEAFYDQISALHKSVRGSSPDGALYWYARMLDGGCDPLYIARRVVRMASEDIGNADPRALTLCLNAWDVQERLGSPEGELAVAQAIVYLACAPKSNAVYTAFKAAMRDAAEQGSQEVPLHLRNAPTKLMKQLGYGDEYRYAHDEPDAYAAGEDYFPEVLEPRQYYDPVPRGLELKIRDKLQHLRNLDTNSPRQRRKP from the coding sequence GTGGATCTGTTCGGTCGCCAACCCGTCGCGCAGCCCCTGGCTGCGCGTTTGCGTGCTACCAGCCTGGACGAATACGTCGGCCAGGAGCATGTGCTGGCGCCGGGCAAGCCGCTGCGCGAGGCGCTGGAGCAGGGCGCCTTGCACTCGATGATCTTCTGGGGGCCGCCTGGCGTAGGCAAGACCACCCTGGCGCGCCTGCTGGCCAAGGTCACCGACGCGCATTTCGAAACCATCTCCGCCGTGCTCTCCGGGGTCAAGGAGATTCGCCAGGCCGTCGAAGTGGCTCAGCAGCACGCGGCTCAGTACGGCCGCCGCACCATTCTCTTCGTCGACGAGGTGCACCGCTTCAACAAGAGCCAGCAGGACGCGTTCCTGCCCTACGTGGAAGACGGCACGCTGATCTTCATCGGTGCCACCACCGAGAATCCCTCGTTCGAACTGAACAATGCGCTGCTGTCGCGTGCCCGCGTCTATGTGCTCAAGAGCCTCGACGAGGCGGCGATGCGCAAGCTGGTCAATCGCGCGCTGAGCGACCCGAAAGGCCTTGGCGATCGCCATCTCAGCCTGCCGGACGAGGCCTTTCAGATTCTTCTGGCTGCCGCCGATGGTGACGGCCGTCGTTTGCTCAATTTTCTCGAGAACGCTGCAGACCTGGCCGAGGACGGTGGCGAAATCGGGGTGGAGTTGCTGCAGAACCTGCTGGGCGACAGCCGCCGTCGTTTCGACAAGGGCGGCGAAGCCTTCTACGACCAGATTTCCGCGCTGCACAAGTCGGTGCGCGGTTCCAGCCCGGACGGCGCGCTGTACTGGTACGCGCGCATGCTCGATGGCGGCTGCGACCCGCTGTACATCGCCCGCCGTGTGGTGCGCATGGCCAGCGAGGACATCGGCAACGCCGATCCGCGCGCATTGACCCTGTGCCTCAATGCCTGGGACGTGCAGGAGCGCCTGGGCAGCCCTGAGGGTGAGCTTGCCGTGGCCCAAGCCATCGTCTATCTGGCCTGTGCGCCGAAGAGCAATGCGGTGTACACCGCATTCAAGGCGGCTATGCGTGACGCTGCCGAGCAGGGCTCGCAGGAGGTGCCGCTGCACCTGCGCAACGCGCCGACCAAGCTGATGAAGCAGCTCGGCTATGGCGATGAATACCGCTACGCCCATGATGAGCCGGATGCCTATGCGGCGGGCGAGGATTACTTCCCCGAAGTCCTCGAGCCCAGGCAGTATTACGATCCGGTGCCGCGTGGGCTGGAACTGAAGATCCGCGACAAGCTGCAGCATCTGCGCAACCTGGATACCAACAGTCCCAGGCAAAGGAGAAAGCCATGA
- the tusB gene encoding sulfurtransferase complex subunit TusB, with the protein MATLHILSHSPFADSRLASCLRLLGTADGLLLSGDAVYALQPGTANLQALQLMPASVALYALGEDLSARGLQAPERAQVVDYPGFVELCTRYAKVNSWL; encoded by the coding sequence ATGGCCACCCTGCACATACTTTCCCATTCGCCGTTCGCCGATAGCCGCCTGGCCAGTTGCCTGCGCCTGCTGGGTACCGCTGATGGTCTGTTGCTCAGCGGCGATGCGGTCTACGCGCTGCAGCCCGGCACAGCCAACCTGCAGGCGCTGCAACTGATGCCCGCCAGCGTTGCGCTCTATGCACTGGGCGAAGACCTAAGCGCCCGCGGCCTACAGGCGCCCGAGCGCGCACAGGTCGTGGACTATCCAGGGTTCGTCGAGCTGTGTACCCGCTACGCCAAGGTCAACAGCTGGCTATGA